From one Bradyrhizobium sp. Ash2021 genomic stretch:
- a CDS encoding helix-turn-helix transcriptional regulator, whose amino-acid sequence MITAAQLRAARLLLGVDQRRLAKLSGLSVPTLQQMEASETMVRGNVDSLVKLIAAFDAAGIEMIEEGAVSHSQGRGVRLKMNSGSAKAYLDDKAYLDNQAEHKTSIGTRGRV is encoded by the coding sequence ATGATCACGGCAGCTCAATTGCGGGCTGCCAGGCTGCTTCTCGGCGTCGATCAGCGCCGGCTCGCAAAACTCTCCGGGCTCTCCGTGCCGACCCTCCAGCAAATGGAGGCGAGCGAAACGATGGTTCGAGGCAATGTCGATTCGCTGGTCAAGTTGATCGCCGCATTCGACGCCGCCGGGATCGAGATGATTGAAGAAGGAGCCGTCAGCCATTCGCAGGGACGCGGGGTGCGTCTGAAGATGAATTCGGGTTCGGCCAAGGCTTATCTGGACGATAAGGCCTATCTGGACAATCAGGCAGAGCACAAAACGTCGATCGGCACGCGGGGGCGCGTTTGA
- the pgm gene encoding phosphoglucomutase (alpha-D-glucose-1,6-bisphosphate-dependent), whose product MTAPNPAAGKPVDPASLVNVPRLVTAYFANKPDPGDPLQRVAFGTSGHRGSSFRNAFNEDHILATTQAICDYRRANGLTGPLFIGIDTHALAEPALASAIEVFAANGVDIMIDDRGGFTPTPVISHAILSYNKGRTSGLADGVVITPSHNPPEDGGYKYNPPHGGPADTDVTAIVEKNANAYLTAGLKGVARMPYERARKAQSTHLYDYIGPYVADLGNVVDMALVKSSGVKIGIDPLGGAAVHYWQPIIEHYGINATIVNDAVDPTFRFMTADWDGKIRMDCSSPFAMASLIRMRGKFDVAFANDTDADRHGIVTRSNGLMNPNHFLATAIAYLFKHRPEWGQRAAIGKTIVSSSIIDRVAAKLKRKLVETPVGFKWFVDGLGSGAFGFAGEESAGASFLKRDGSAWTTDKDGIVMGLLAAEILAKTGRDPSQLFAGLTEEIGVPFYERIDVPATPKQKSALKALGPEQLNMKELAGEPVRAVRTKAPGNDQSFGGIKVEAETGWYAARPSGTEDVYKIYAESFRDKSHLSLIQREAQSALARVFD is encoded by the coding sequence GTGACTGCACCCAATCCCGCCGCAGGCAAACCGGTCGATCCCGCTTCTCTCGTCAATGTGCCGCGATTGGTGACGGCCTATTTCGCGAACAAGCCCGATCCGGGTGATCCCCTGCAACGCGTTGCCTTCGGCACGTCGGGACACCGGGGCTCATCGTTCAGGAATGCCTTCAACGAAGATCATATCCTGGCGACGACGCAGGCGATCTGCGATTACCGCCGCGCCAACGGCCTGACTGGCCCGCTGTTCATCGGCATCGACACTCACGCTCTCGCTGAGCCGGCGCTGGCCAGCGCCATCGAGGTATTTGCCGCCAACGGCGTCGACATCATGATCGACGATCGCGGCGGCTTCACGCCAACCCCGGTGATCTCGCACGCGATCCTGAGCTACAACAAGGGCAGGACGAGCGGCCTCGCCGACGGTGTCGTCATCACGCCCTCGCACAATCCCCCCGAGGACGGCGGCTACAAGTATAATCCGCCGCATGGCGGCCCGGCCGATACGGACGTCACGGCGATCGTCGAAAAGAATGCAAACGCCTATCTCACCGCCGGCCTCAAGGGCGTCGCGCGGATGCCTTACGAGCGGGCCCGCAAGGCGCAATCGACGCATCTCTACGACTATATCGGTCCCTACGTCGCCGATCTCGGCAACGTCGTGGACATGGCGCTGGTGAAATCGTCCGGTGTGAAAATCGGCATCGATCCGCTCGGCGGCGCGGCCGTTCACTATTGGCAGCCGATCATCGAACATTACGGGATCAACGCCACGATCGTGAACGACGCCGTCGACCCGACATTCCGCTTCATGACGGCGGACTGGGACGGCAAGATCCGGATGGATTGTTCTTCCCCATTTGCGATGGCCAGCCTGATCCGGATGCGCGGCAAATTCGACGTCGCCTTTGCCAACGATACCGATGCCGACCGGCACGGCATCGTGACGCGCTCGAACGGCCTGATGAACCCAAACCATTTTTTGGCGACCGCGATCGCCTATCTGTTCAAGCATCGGCCGGAATGGGGACAGCGGGCGGCGATCGGCAAGACCATCGTCAGCAGTTCGATCATCGACCGCGTCGCAGCCAAGCTGAAGCGCAAGCTGGTCGAAACCCCGGTCGGTTTCAAATGGTTCGTCGATGGACTTGGCTCCGGCGCATTCGGGTTTGCCGGCGAGGAAAGCGCCGGCGCGTCGTTCCTGAAGCGGGACGGCTCGGCCTGGACCACCGACAAGGATGGCATCGTGATGGGGCTTCTGGCCGCCGAAATCCTCGCCAAAACCGGCCGCGATCCCAGTCAGTTGTTTGCCGGACTGACCGAAGAGATCGGCGTTCCCTTCTACGAGCGAATCGACGTGCCGGCGACGCCGAAGCAAAAAAGCGCCTTGAAGGCGCTGGGGCCGGAGCAACTCAATATGAAGGAGCTCGCCGGCGAACCGGTCCGCGCTGTCAGGACCAAGGCGCCCGGCAACGATCAATCCTTCGGCGGCATCAAGGTCGAGGCTGAGACGGGCTGGTACGCCGCGAGACCATCAGGCACCGAGGACGTCTACAAGATCTATGCGGAGAGTTTTCGCGACAAGAGCCATTTGAGCCTGATCCAGCGCGAGGCCCAGTCCGCCCTCGCGCGGGTGTTCGACTGA
- the hyfB gene encoding hydrogenase 4 subunit B — translation MAPVVLQMSCVAGLLGIAGLTIFLSRAKSATAIVYSLTLAVSLLALFGSIRSLLGGVPDISDLTLPIGLPWLGAHFRMDALASFFLVVVNLGGASASLYGLGYGHHEPAPHRVLPFFPAFLAGMNLVVLADDAFSYLLCWEFMSLASWALVMAHHREPGNAKAGYVYLVMASFGTLALLLAFGLLAGPAGDYGFAAIRIAQHTPYAATLVLILMLLGAGSKAGLVPLHVWLPLAHPAAPSHVSALMSGVMTKVAIYGFIRVIFDLLGQPTWWASVVVLILGGITAVMGILYAMMEKDLKRLLAYSTIENIGVIFASLGLALAFQANGLKLAAALAFTAALFHVLNHSLFKSLLFFGAGAVLTATGERDMEKLGGLIHRMPQTSFAVLVGCVAISALPPFNGFVSEWLMFQAVLQSPELPQWALKITVPAVGALLALAAALAAACFVKAYGVTFLGRPRGAAAETAHEVDRYSLVAMFILAALCLLAGILPGLVIDALSPITTAILSGRMPIQANEPWLSIVPIAESRSSYNGLLVMVFITISASLAVFFIHRFASHALRRGPAWGCGFSDSTPAAQYSAGSFAQPIRRVFGTLLFHARDHVEMPAPGDTRPARLRIELHDLVWEGMYAPIAGAVGYSADWLNRLQFLTIRQYLSLVFATLVTLLLVLAIWS, via the coding sequence ATGGCTCCCGTCGTCTTGCAAATGTCATGTGTCGCGGGATTATTGGGGATCGCCGGGCTTACGATCTTCCTGAGCCGCGCCAAGAGCGCCACGGCGATCGTTTACAGCCTCACGCTGGCTGTTTCCCTGCTCGCCTTGTTCGGGTCGATCCGCTCGCTGCTCGGCGGCGTGCCTGATATCTCCGACCTGACCTTGCCGATCGGACTACCGTGGCTTGGCGCCCATTTCCGCATGGATGCGCTCGCATCGTTCTTTCTCGTGGTGGTCAATCTGGGGGGTGCGTCGGCAAGCCTCTATGGCCTCGGCTACGGCCACCACGAACCAGCACCGCACCGCGTGCTGCCGTTCTTCCCCGCCTTTCTGGCCGGGATGAATCTGGTGGTGCTGGCGGACGATGCGTTTTCCTATCTGCTGTGCTGGGAATTCATGTCGCTGGCTTCCTGGGCGCTGGTCATGGCGCATCATCGCGAACCCGGCAACGCCAAGGCGGGTTATGTCTATCTCGTGATGGCGAGCTTCGGCACGCTCGCCTTGCTGCTGGCCTTCGGCCTGCTGGCCGGACCGGCGGGAGATTACGGATTTGCCGCCATCCGCATCGCCCAACACACCCCCTATGCAGCAACGTTGGTGCTGATCCTGATGTTGCTCGGCGCCGGTTCAAAGGCCGGCCTGGTGCCGTTGCACGTGTGGCTGCCGCTCGCGCATCCGGCGGCGCCAAGCCATGTTTCGGCGCTGATGAGCGGCGTCATGACCAAGGTCGCGATCTACGGCTTCATTCGCGTCATCTTCGACCTCTTGGGACAGCCTACCTGGTGGGCCAGCGTGGTCGTGCTGATCCTCGGCGGCATCACCGCCGTCATGGGGATCCTCTATGCGATGATGGAAAAGGACCTGAAGCGCCTGCTGGCCTACAGCACGATCGAGAATATCGGCGTCATCTTCGCAAGCCTGGGCCTTGCACTGGCCTTTCAGGCCAACGGCCTCAAGCTCGCGGCGGCGCTGGCCTTCACCGCGGCGTTGTTCCACGTGCTCAACCACTCCTTGTTCAAAAGCCTGCTGTTCTTCGGGGCCGGCGCCGTCCTGACCGCGACGGGCGAGCGCGACATGGAAAAATTGGGCGGCCTCATTCATCGCATGCCGCAGACGAGTTTCGCCGTTCTCGTCGGCTGCGTCGCGATCTCGGCGCTTCCGCCCTTCAACGGCTTCGTTTCGGAATGGCTGATGTTCCAGGCCGTGCTGCAAAGTCCGGAACTGCCGCAATGGGCGCTGAAGATCACGGTGCCCGCGGTCGGCGCGCTATTGGCCCTGGCGGCGGCGCTGGCCGCGGCGTGCTTCGTCAAGGCCTACGGCGTGACGTTTCTCGGACGGCCGCGCGGAGCGGCGGCTGAAACCGCCCATGAGGTCGACCGCTACTCGCTTGTCGCCATGTTCATCCTTGCCGCGCTCTGCTTGCTGGCCGGAATCCTGCCGGGGCTGGTGATCGACGCGCTTTCACCGATCACAACCGCGATTCTAAGTGGCCGGATGCCGATCCAGGCCAATGAACCCTGGCTTTCGATCGTGCCGATCGCGGAGAGCCGCAGTTCATACAACGGATTGCTGGTGATGGTGTTCATCACGATATCCGCTTCCCTTGCCGTCTTCTTTATCCATCGCTTCGCCTCGCATGCGCTGCGGCGGGGGCCTGCCTGGGGCTGCGGCTTTTCCGATTCCACGCCCGCGGCGCAGTATTCGGCGGGAAGTTTTGCGCAGCCGATCCGCCGCGTGTTCGGCACGCTGCTGTTCCACGCCCGCGACCATGTCGAGATGCCGGCGCCCGGAGATACCAGGCCGGCACGGCTCCGAATCGAATTGCACGATCTGGTTTGGGAGGGAATGTACGCGCCAATCGCGGGCGCGGTCGGCTATTCCGCCGATTGGCTCAACCGCCTGCAATTCCTGACCATCCG